The following is a genomic window from Gammaproteobacteria bacterium.
CGCCAAGGCGGCAGGTGTCAGCCATGCCGCGCCGTACCGGCATTTCAGGGACAAGGAACACATGCTGGCCTGCGTGGCCGAGGCGGGCTATGAGCAGCTGAGCGACGCCATCCTGGCGGCGGCCGGGGTGGAAGACCCGGCCGAGCAGATCCAGGTCGCGATGGTGGGCTACCTGCGCTTTGCGCTGGCCAATCGCGAGCTGCATCACCTGATGTTTGGTGGCCTGCTGGACCAGGGCGAAACCGCGCTGGTGTTGCAGGACGCCAGGCTGAAGACGTTCGGCGCCTTGCGCGGCATTGTCGATGCCGGCATCAAGAGCGGCCGCTTCAAGGCCGTCAATGCGCGCGAAGCCACCCTGACACTGTGGTCCCTGATGCATGGCTTTGCGCTGCTGATGTCCACCGGCCAGTTGCAGGCCGGTGGCAGCGAGGAGCAGATCGAAATGATGGCCCGCGGCCAGGCCAGCCTGATGCTGGACGGCTTGTTGAAGCGGCGCTCAACCCTCGGGTCGTGAGCCGCACCTTGGTGTAAAAAAGGGGCCTTTCGGCCCCTTTTTTATTGAAAAACAATCACTTAGGGCATCTGGATGCCGCCGCCGCCCTGGCCGCCGGGTCCTCCCTGGCCGCCACCCTGGCCGGGTACGTAAAGCTGCGACGCCTGCTCGCGGCGCATTTCCTTGAGCTTCTCCATGGTTTCCTCGACGGCCTTGTTGGCGGCATCGGCGAAGGCCTCGACGGCGTCGGCGAGGGTCTTTGCCTCCAGCTCGAAGTTCAGTGGCAGCGCGCCCCCCGGCGTGTACAGGCTGGCCTGGCCCATGAACAGGGTGTCGCGCTCGGTATCGGCACTGCCGTCGGCCTTGACGGGCTCCAGCATGCGGATGGTGCCGACCTTGCGATCGGTGATCACGGACTCGCGGTATAAGGCGTCGGCATCCATGCGGGCATCGTTGCTGCTGGCGGCTTCGGTCTGGTCAACCATGGAATCTCCTCGGTATCAGGCAGGTTTCAGGTCATTGTTTCGAAGGGCGAAAGACTAGCAGATTCGGCACTTTCGGGGCAGGGACTATATATAATGTCTGCAAGGATGCGGGAGGGCAGCCATGGGCAAGCCACTGCTGGAACGGAAGGCCGGGAACGACGACGACTGGGCAAAACGGGTTCGGTTGCGGCGCTTTCTCATGTCCTTTGCTTCCTACGGCATGTGGTATGCCATCGCCCTGGCGGCGCTGGAGCTTGGTTTCCTGCGCGCCTCGACCCTGATGGTTGCCCTCGCCGGTGTCGGCATCCTGGTTTGCCAGGCCATCTTCTACTTCCTGATGCGCAGTGGTATCAGCCTGCGTTTTCGCGATCCCTCGCTCACCATGCCGCAGATCCTGGTCGGGCTCGCCTGGAGCCTGGTGCTGGTCGCCAGTGCGGTCGAGATTCGGGGCCTGACCATCGCCGCCTTCATGGTGACCATGCTGTTCGGCATTTTCGCGCTCGATTCCCGGCAGTTCATGATCTGCGCCTTCATGGCCTTCGCCAGCTACGTGGGGCTGGTCATTGTCGAGCAGTCCGCTTTTCCCGGATTGCTGAGCGAGGACTACTACACCATGTCGGTGCTGGTGCTGGGCGGCGTGTTGCTGTGGACGATGTTGTTCGGCGTGTATGTCAGCAACCTGCGCTTCAAGCTGCAGCAACGCAACGAGGAACTCATGCTGGTGAACCAGCGGATTCGCGAACTCGCCGAGCATGACGACCTGACCGGAATCTACAACCGGCGTTACATCATGCAGTTGCTGAACCTCATGAAGGCACGCAGCGACCGCACTGGCGAGCCTTTCAGCGTGGTGCTGATCGATCTCGATCATTTCAAGAAAGTGAATGATCGCTACGGCCATGCGGCGGGAGACCAGGCGCTGGCAGATTTCGCCGAGCTGACCGAGGACACGCTGCGCGGCATGGATTTGATTGCGCAGGACAAGGACGAGGCGTTCGGGCGCTATGGTGGCGAGGAGTTCATCATCCTGCTGCCGGCAACCCGGCTGGAAGGGGCCATGCAATGCGCGGAGCGCCTGCGCCTGCGCCAGGAGGAAGTGCAGCGGGCTGAGCAGGATGCCGGTATGCACGTGACGCTGTCGGCAGGCATTGCCGAGTATCGCCATGGCGAGGCGGTGGAAGACATGTTGAAACGGGCGGACAAGGCGCTTTATTCAGCAAAGGATCGGGGCCGCAACCAGGTGGTGCAGGAAACGGCCTGAGCCAGGAATCACGCGCTCGCGCTCAGCGTGCCTTCAGCTTGTGTTCCAGGGCGGGCGCTTCCAGTGGTGGACCATCGTAACCCTCGACCTTGCCCAGTTCCCCGTTTTCCCATTGCGCCAGGGCGGCGCGAATTTCCTGGTCGCTCCGTGCGACAAAGTTCCACCACAGGACGATCGCTTCGCCGAACGGTTCGCCGCCCAGCAGGAAGACCCGCGTGCCGGCCTCGGCCTCGCAGCGAAGGCGATCCGCAGCTTTCGGCAGGTAGTATAGCTTGCCGGGAACAAGCTCCAGCTCGCCGATGCGCAGTGCGCCTTCGCTGACCAGCAGGGCATGTTCGAAATCCTCCCGTAGCGAGAGATCGACGTCGCCGGCACGGGCCAGCTGCAATTCCATGCCGACCAATGGCGTGTGGGTGCTGGCGGGCGATGCCAGGTCCTCGTGTGATCCCATGACCACGGTCAGTTTGCCGTTCGGCAAGGTGCGGCTGGGCAGCTCGGCATGGTGTTCGAAACTGGCAGCGTCGTGGCGTGCGCCGTCGGGCAGGGCTATCCAGAATTGCAGGCCGTGCAGCCGTGGTCCGCGCTCGCCGGGCGATTCCTCGGAATGGGTGATGCCGGCGCCGCTGGTCATCAGGTTCAGCTGGCCCGGACGGATTTCCTGCAAGGAGCCCAGCGAATCGCGATGCAGCACTTCGCCTTCGTGCAGCCAGGTGACGGTCTGCAGGCCGATGTGCGGGTGCGGGCCGACCCGCAGGCCCGGCGAATCGGGTTCGATCTCTGCGGGGCCGAAGTGATCCAGGAAGCACCAGGCACCGACCATGCGGCGGGCTTTCTGGGGCAGGGCGCGACGTATCACCAGGCTGCCGCCGACTACCGCTTCGCGGGTGGCAAGGACCTGGATGGAATCGGGAGTGACCTCGGGCATGACAGACTCCTTGTCTTCTTGGCCATCTCCATGAGGGTAACGCAGCCGTCCCGGAGGCGTGAGTAAAAATGCGTCAAATGACGAATTTTGCTATCATGCTCGGCCCTTCGAGGCAGCCCGACACGGGTTGCCCGGACACGAAACCAGGTAGTCGACACACAATGAAGCCAATCGCCAATCTCCAAACCCCAGCCGAGCATGGTCCCGAGAACATCATGGACGAGGCAGCCCGCAAGCTGGTGGAGCTGGCCAACCAGCTGGCTGCGGACAATCCGGAAGCCGATCTCTGGGATATCGCTGACGGCCTGCTGTCCGGTGCCGTGCATTACTGGCAGTACGCCAATGCGCCATGCGATGACTTGTCCTGCGAGGACTGCGCCAACCTGCAGACCGCCGAAATGCGCATTGCCGAAATGCAGAAACTGCTGCGCGAGTTCGCCGAGTCCAGCGATTACTTCCACTCGCCCAACGACATCAACGTCGCCCGCGCCTGAGCGCTGCGGGCCTGGAGCCGCTGGCGCCTCTTCGGTCCAGCGGCTTCTTGCTGCCTTGCTGGCGTAGACTGCCTCCATGTCCTGGCGCATCTACCTGATTGCACTCGCCCAGTTCCTCGGCACCTCGCTGTGGTTCTCCGCCAATGGCGTGGCGGATGCCTTGATGGCGAGCTGGGGTATCGATGCCGCCGGCATCGGACGGCTGACCAGCGCCGTGCAACTCGGCTTCATCAGTGGCACCTTCCTGATGGCCTTCTCCGGCCTGGCGGACCGCTATGCCGCCAGTCGCATTTTCTTTGTTTCGGCACTGGTCGGTGCGCTGGCCAACCTGGCGTTCGCGCTGGCGTCCGATGCCTGGTGGCTGGCGTTGAGCTGGCGCTTCATCACCGGCCTGGCACTGGCCGGAATCTACCCCCTCGGCATGAAGCTGGTGGTGACCTGGGCGCCGGAACGCATGGGCCAGGTGCTGGGATGGCTGGTTGGCATGCTGGTGCTGGGTACCTCGGCGCCACACCTGATCCGCGCGCTGGACGTTTTCAGCGACTGGCAGGCGGTGGTGATGACGGCGTCGGTGCTGGCAACGCTGGCTGGTGTGCTCGTGCTGCTGATCGGTGATGGTCCGCACCATCCATCCTCGGGTCGCTTCGACTGGCGGGCCGTGCAGAAGGCTTTCGGTACGGCCGCGTTTCGACGTTCGGCCAGCGGATACTTCGGTCACATGTGGGAGGTCTACACCGCCTGGACCCTGGCGCCGCTGCTGCTGGCAATGCAGTTTCCAGACCTCGCATCGCATGAAGTCTCCTGGCTGGCATTCGCGTTCATTGCCATGGGTGCGCTGTCCTGCGTGATTGGCGGGCAGCTCTCGGCGCGGCTCGGCAGTGGCCGGGTGGCGTGGACGACCTTGCTGGGGTCGGGCCTGTGTTGCCTGGTGTTGCCGTTGAGCCTGGACCTGCCGGCGATCGTCTTCCTGGTGTTGATGCTGGCCTGGGGGTTTACCGTCGCGCCGGATTCGCCGCAGTTCTCGGCGATGTCGGCAGCGGCCGCGCCCCAGGGAACCGTCGGCAGTGCGCTGGCCGTGATGAACGGCATCGGCTTTTTCCTCTCGGTCATTTCGATCGAAATCATGACGGCCTTGTGGCCGGAGCTTGGCATCCAGGTGTTGTGGCTGATTGCGCCGGGCCCGGCGCTGGGCCTGTGGCTGTTCCTTCGCCAGCGGCGGGCGCACGCCTTCTGAGACCAACCTGCCGAGTAGCGCTTTTTTCCCGGCGCCAATCGAGTAGCATCAAGGCATGAGTCATCGATCGCGCCGCTTTTCCCTGTCACGCCGCCGCAGCCACGGGCTGCAACGGCCGCCCGGTGCCATGTTGCATGCCTTCCTGCTGAGCGGTGGTTTTGTCGCCTTCCTGTGGTGGTTGCTGTTCATGGCCTGGGGGCTCGACCTCCCGTACCGCGAGCTGGGTGTTCGCCCGGGAGAGCCGGAAGGCCTGTTCGGCATCCTGTTTGCACCGCTGATTCACGGTGACTGGGAGCACCTGATCGCAAACACGCCACCCCTGCTGTTGCTGGGCACCTTGCTGATCTACAGCTACCCGCGTGCCTGGCAACCGACCATCGTGCTGATCTGGGGTTGCGCCGGCATCGGTACCTGGCTCATCGGCAGCCCGGCCGTGCACATCGGTGCCAGCGGCCTGACCCACGGCATGATGTTCTACCTGTTCGTCACCGGCGTGATTCGACGCGATGGTCCGGCGATGGCGATTTCAATGGCCGTGTTCTTTCTTTATGGCGGCATGCTGATGACCATCGTGCCGCGCGACCCGGGCGTGTCCTGGGAGTCGCACCTGTCAGGGGCCATTGGCGGCCTGCTGGCAGCCGCGCTGTTCGCGAGGCTGGACCCGCGACCGCCGGAGAAGCATTACGAATGGGAGCAGGAAGGCGAAGAGCGCGACGATCCGCTTATCGGCGACCTGTGGAAGTACACGCCGGAAGAGCTCGAGGAGATGGCACGCCGTGGCGAGTCCGTCGATGACGAGGAGCCGATCTATCTCGTTGGCGATGACGATGACGACGAGCCGCCACCGAGGCTGCACTGACGTTCAATCGGGTCGGGTGTAACTCACCCCGACCAGCAGGTACTCGCGGCGACCCTCAGGCGTGTCTACCGCGACATCGTCGTCCAGCTGCTTTTTCAACAAGGCCCTTGCCATCGGTGAATCGATGGAAATCCAGCCTTGCGCAGGATCGATTTCATCCGGACCGACGATGCGCAGCGTCCTTTCCTTGCCGGTCTCGTCTTCCAGGGTCACCCAGGCGCCGAAGAACACTTGCTCCCGGTTCGCAGGCAGGTCAACGACCACCTTCAGGTCAGGCAGCCGTTTCTGCAGGTAGCGAATGCGCCGATCCATTTCGCGCAGCTGCTTCTTGCGATAGATGTACTCGGCGTTCTCCGAGCGATCGCCTTCCGCGGCAGCGGCTGACAAGGCGGCAACGACCTCGCGACGGTCCTTCCACAAGCCATCGAGCTCCGCCTCGAGTCGGACATGGCCGTCGGCAGTGATGTAGGGCGTGGACTTTTCGGCAGGTGGTCGCCAGCGACCCATGGCATGGACTCCTTTTTGCAGCGAGTGTAAAGAATCCCGCTGCCGGAAGTCACCGGTGAGGAAAAACCGGCCTGAAAAAAAACCGACCCTGCGCTGGGGCAAGCGCAGGGTCGGCCGGGGGTTGGTCGGCCAGGTCGCGGGGAACGACGGGGCAGGCCGACCGAGGGGCACGGTGTGCGGCGCGCATCACTGCGCGCCACGGGTGTGGCTTACTTGATCGCTTCCACGGCGATCTTGATGTCGGCGGTGCGCGAAGCCGGGCCGAGGTCGTAATCGATGTTGAAGTCGGCCAGCGTCACTTCGCCGGTTGCCTCGAAGGCAATGCGGTCATTGCCCCAGGGGTCCTTGGCGGCATTCTTCATGACGACGTCCAGGACGATCGACCTGGTGACACCCTTGAGGGTCAGGTCGCCGGTCAGCTTCGCGGTGTTGTCTCCGGTCGGCTCGTAGGCCGTGCTGACGAAGGTCGCCGTCGGGTACTCCGCGACGTCAAAGAAGTCCTCGCCACGCAGGTGCTTGTCTCGCTCCGCGTGCTCGGTGTCGATGCTCTCCACCTGGATGGTGAAACGGGTCGATGCGTCCGCCGGATTGGCAGCGTCGTATACCAGCTCGCCGTCGAACTCGTTGAAGCTGCCAGGCAGGAAGGCGAAGCCGATGTGGCTGATCTCGAAGGTAATGAAAGTGTGGCCCTTGTCGATCTTGTAGGCATGATCATCGGCGACGGCTGCCGTGCTGGCAAAGGACAGCGACAGCAGGGTTGCCAGGCTGAGTGCAAACTTCTTCATGAGTAGATCTCCTTGTTGTCTTTGGTCTTTCGATCAGTCGTGTAGTCCGGCTGCGAAGCGTTGCCGAGCCCGAGCATGCGGCGCAGGGTCTCGTCGCGATCCACCACGTGATGCTTGATGGCACCCATGGCGTGTATGGCGACCAGGCCCACCAGGGCCCAGGCGGTCCAGTAATGCAGCAAGCCCATGATTTCCTCCTGGCGTTCGACCAGGGCGCCAGGCGCAGGGACCTCGAACCAGCCGAAAATCGATACCGGGTCGCCCTTGGCTGTCGTCATCAGGTAGCCGCTGGCGAGAATCGCGAACAGCAGCAGGTAGATGAGCCAGTGGGCCGCTTCGGCGGCCAGGGCAATGACGCGCGGCGTGCCCGGCACGGTCGCTGGCGGCGGGTTCAGCAGTCGCCAGCCCAGTCGGAGGAACACCAGGCCGAACAGCAGCATGCCGACGGCCTTGTGAATGGCGGGTGCCTGGTGATACCAGTCGTCGTAGTAGGTCAGCTCGACCATCCAGATCCCGAGCAGGAACAGGCCGATCACGGCAACGGCGCTGAGCCAGTGCATGACGATGGCCAGCCAGCCCCATTCCTGTTTGGTGTTTGTCAGTTTCGGCATGTGATCGATCCGGATTAAGTCCTTGTCTGGATAGTACGAATATGGACTAAAATCGGTTCAGAGGTCAAGCTGGGCTGGATAATTTGCATGGATATGAACAAAAACAACAGCTTATGACGGATGCTGCTGGAGTGTCCCAGTTCTCTCCGTGCGGCGCCAGGCTGAAGATATGCTAAAGTTCGGCCCCGTCGAGGCCGCAGCAAGGAGCGATCTGTTCGCATGAACGACCCGGAAAACAAGCCGCCCGCCGAGGGTCAACTGGCCGAATCCACCGATCCGGCAGAGTTGCGTGCCCGCCTGAACACCGAGACCGCCCGCATCGAATGGCAGGCGCTGGCGCCGCATTTCGCCCGCGGTGTCGTGGTCGTGGTGTCGCCCGAGCTGGACCTGGTCGAGGTCGCCGCGGCCTTTGTCGAGAACGACAAGGCGAGCGTCAGCGAATGGATGGAGAGTGACAAGCTGGAGCGTGCCAGCGATGATGATGCCCGGGGCTGGAGCGAGTCCGACAAGGAACTCTGGGCGGTGGTGGTCGCACCCTGGGTACTGGTTCAGGATCGCGCCTAGGCAGGGCCGAGGGCTAACAGACGAGCGGGGTGCAGGGTGGTGGCGATCAAGGCGTTCCTGAAGACGATCTATCACGGCAAGGGCAGCGAAGGTCAGAACTGGCGCTGGACCTTCATCGGCGTCGACATGTTGCTGATGCTGTTCTTCGTCGTGACCACCTTCATCGACCATGACCCCATGCCGCGCTGGCTGGTGATCACGGACTATGGTATCGGTACCTACCTGCTGCTGGACTGGCTGGCACGTGGCTGGGTGTCGGCCGATCGCATTCGCTACCTGTCACGGCCGCTGGCCATGCTCGATCTGCTGGTCATCCTCTCGCTGTTTGCCCCGGCGCTGACTGAAAGCTTCATCTTCCTGCGCGTGATCCGCACCTTGCGCTTGCTGCATTCCTACCATTTGTTGCACGACCTGCGGCAGCTGTCCGGTTTCTTCCGCGATCGCGAGGAAATCATTTCTGCCGCCCTCAACCTGCTGGTGTTCATTTTCGTTGCCTCGTCGACGGTGTATGCGCTGCAGGTGAGAGTGAATGACAACATCAACAACTATGTCGACGCGTTCTACTTCACGGTGTCGACATTGACGACCACCGGTTTCGGCGACATCACCCTGCCGGACACGACCGGCAAGATCATTGCCGCGTTCATGATGATCATCGGCGTGTCCTTGTTCCTGCGGTTGATCCAGTCGATCTTCCGACCCAGCAAGGTCAGCCACGAATGCCCGGACTGCGGCCTGAATCGCCATGATCGCGATGCAGTGCACTGCAAGCACTGCGGTGTGACGCTGCATATCAGTACCGAAGGCGCTTGATGGCGGTCATCTGGCGAGCGGAGCGAGGCGGTTCCAGCTATGAAGTCCGCAGTGCCGGCGCGACACGTCGCCTCTACACTGACGGCATCTTCCATTCGCAATTCAATCCGGATTCGCCGTTGACCGGTGCCGTCTGGGACCTGCTGATGCTGCCCGCCTTCCTGTTTCCCCCGCAGCGCATCCAGCGCGTGCTGGTGCTGGGCGTTGGTGGCGGGGCGGTCATTCGCCAGCTCGAGACGTTCCTCAAGCCGCGGCATGTCACCGGCATTGATATCGACCCCGTGCATCTTGATGTTGCCCGGCAGCATTTCGGTGTTACTGGCAAGAACATCCGGTTGCTGGCCGCCGATGCCATCGAATGGGTGCATGCGGCCGAGACCGGGAAATACGACCTGGTGATCGATGACCTGTTCGGTCGTGGACCGGCAGGTCCGCTGCGTGCCATCAAGCCGACCGTCGAATGGTGCTGGCAACTGGCCCGCGTGACTTCAGCCAGCGGTGGCGTGGTGATGAACTGCCTGGCGCCAAGGGATCTCAGGCACAGTGGTTTCATGACGGATGCCGGCCTTCGGCAGCGCTTTGCATCCCGCATGCTGCTGCGATCGCCTGTCGATGAAAATGCGGTGGGCGCGTTCCTGCCGTTTGCAGTCGAAGCGCGCGAGCTGCGACAGAACCTGAAATGCGTGCCGGGCCTTAACACGGCGGGCGCCCGCAAGGCGATGCGGTTCAGTATCCAGGCCCTGGCCGACGCCTGACCCTATTGCCGTGCCTCGGCGCAGCCGATGCAGAACAGGGCGCAGGGATCGACCTTCAAGCGGGCCAGCGCGATTTCCTCGCCACATTCCCGGCACTCGCCATAATCACCACGCTCGATTCGTTCCAGTGCGCGCTGTATTGCCTGCAGGCGCTGCGTGGCACGGGCACTGGAAGCGCGCGCCATGGCCTGTCCCTGCAAGGCATCCATGCGAGTCAACCGACCGGTCCGCGTCTGGTCGAGTTCCACGGTGTCGGCGCTGGTCCGACGCGCTTCCGCGCTGGCGTCGAGGGCATTGCGCTCCTCGTGGAGTTGCCGGCGCAGGCTGTCCAGATCGTGATCTTCCATGTCGCCAGTGTAGAGAAAAAAGGCCCGCGAGCGCCAAGTTCCACGCGGATCCGACAAGGCCCGGAGAGAGTTGATCCTTTGTCGGCCGGCATGAACCGGCGAGCGGCGATCACGTTCCTGTGATCAGTTGCCCGTATGTCCTGCTGGCAGCGCTCGACCGGGGCGAACCTCCTCTGGTCCCGGGAGCGCCGGGCGGGCGCAGGGAGTCATGCTGCCCGCCAGTTTGCCAGCAGCCCGGGCAACCGGGCCGTCCCTGTCAATACAGACCGCACCGGTGAGATCTTCATTGCACGCCCGGTCACGCTCTGCTGTTGCCGTGCAGCAGATCACGGTGCTGGCAGCTATGCTTGGCGATACTGATGACTTCTGTTCCCACGCGAGGTGAGTGCCATGAAATTGATCCAGAAGCTGTTGTTGCTGGTATTGCTGTTGCCGCTGGCTGTCCAGGCCCAGGAAGAAGAGGCTGACGAGCCGCGCAGTTGCAGTGACAAACGCGCCGAATGCGTGTCGTCCTGTGATTCGGAGCGCACCTTCTTCGTGTTCAAGGGCGAGCGCTATGACAGCTGTGTCGATCAGTGCGAAGCCAAGTTCCCGGATGACTGCGATCAGCGTGCCCGTGGCGGGCGTGATGGCGAGCGTGAGCGTGATGGCGAGCGCGGGCACGAGGGCGAGCGCGGCAAGGGCAACATGGAACACCCCCAGGACAAGGAATACGGTTACGACAAGAATGCCGACAAGAAGTCGGACAAGAAGCGTGGCGAGCGTGGTCGTGGTGGCGATGCCGACGACATGGACCGTGATGATGACGCTCGCGACCGTGCCGAGGATGCGGCCGAGGATGCCCGTGAGCGTGCAGAAGAGGACCGCGAACGTGCCGAGGAAGCGGCCGAGGATGCCCGTGAGCGTGCAGAAGAAGACCGCGAACGTGCCGAGGAAGCTGTCGAGGAGGCCCGGGGTCGTGGCGGCGAAGAGCGGGGCCGTGGCAAGAACAGGGACGGCGACAAAGACGAGGATTGAACCGGGCTGCCGGCCCGGCAAGCTGCCGGGCCGGCAGGTTCGCCTGTAAGAATTTTCGGAAAACCCGTGCCTGTGAATGGCTTCACAGTGCTGGCCTCACGGCATGCCGATAGTGGTGGGTACGCTCGCAGCTTTTCAAGGAGTGACCCATGTACAAGGATCGCATCAAGCCGGGCCCGGGCCAGGAGTCCGTCTGGGACTATCCCCGTCCACCGCGGCTCGAAGCCAGCCTCCGCCGCGTTCGGATCGAGTTCGCCGGCCGCCTGATTGCCGATACCCGCGAGGCTTTCCGGGTCCTGGAAACCTCCCATCCACCGACCTATTACATTCCGCCCGGCGACATCGACGAGTCGGTCCTTGAGGTCAGCGACTTGCACAGTTATTGCGAATGGAAAGGCCAGGCCGATTACCGCCATCTCAGGCTGGGTGAGCGGCAGTCTCGAAATGCCGCCTGGTTGTACCCCGACCCGGTCCCGGCGTTCGCGCCGCTGGCGGGTTACCTGTCCTTCTATCCCTCGCGGGTCGATGCCTGCTGGCTGGACGAAGAACGCATCGAAGCGCCGGAGGGCGATTTTTACGGCGGCTGGATCAGCAGCGACATCGTCGGCCCTTTCAAGGGGCCACCGGGATCACAGGGTTGGTAGGCGGTACGGACCGAGCTGCAGTGCAGCCAGCGTGATGTGGTCGACAGGCAAGCCGTGGGCGGCTGTGCCATAGTTATCCCCATAACCAGAATCTCACATTGAACATGGCAGGGGACTCTCCATGATGATCGAACACTGGCAACTGCTGGTGGCGGCCTTGCTGACGGGCATGCTCGCCGGTATCGCTGCCTATGCACTGGCCTTCCTCGGGGTCTGGCTGGGCGATGCCATCACCCGCAAGATGAAAATCATGCCGGTTCCGGCGGCTCCCGGCGACAAGGCCAGGCGCCATTACCGGGTGCTGGGCAAGCGGGCCGGCATGTGGTGGGCCGCGATGCTGGTCGTGCTCGGTGTTACCGGGGTTACCTGGGTGCTGCTGCCCGGCAAGTGGTCCATCGAGCTCGAGCAATGGGGTTGGTACGTGGCAGCTGCCGTGCTGGTATTGCTGGTCCTGATGGCCTTCTGGAACCTGGTGAGCCTGTTCCTGCAGCGGCGCGATGCGCGTCATGACTGGCTCTCACATCGTGCCGTGGCGGCAGTACTTGATCGCCTCGGTGCCAACGGCTTCCGCATCTTCCACGAGGTGGTCATTGGCGAGGTGCTGATCGATCACGTGGTACTGGGCGAAAAAGGGATCTTTGCCATCAACACGGTAGCGCGGCGGGCTCACAAGAAG
Proteins encoded in this region:
- a CDS encoding diguanylate cyclase; the protein is MGKPLLERKAGNDDDWAKRVRLRRFLMSFASYGMWYAIALAALELGFLRASTLMVALAGVGILVCQAIFYFLMRSGISLRFRDPSLTMPQILVGLAWSLVLVASAVEIRGLTIAAFMVTMLFGIFALDSRQFMICAFMAFASYVGLVIVEQSAFPGLLSEDYYTMSVLVLGGVLLWTMLFGVYVSNLRFKLQQRNEELMLVNQRIRELAEHDDLTGIYNRRYIMQLLNLMKARSDRTGEPFSVVLIDLDHFKKVNDRYGHAAGDQALADFAELTEDTLRGMDLIAQDKDEAFGRYGGEEFIILLPATRLEGAMQCAERLRLRQEEVQRAEQDAGMHVTLSAGIAEYRHGEAVEDMLKRADKALYSAKDRGRNQVVQETA
- the greB gene encoding transcription elongation factor GreB, which gives rise to MGRWRPPAEKSTPYITADGHVRLEAELDGLWKDRREVVAALSAAAAEGDRSENAEYIYRKKQLREMDRRIRYLQKRLPDLKVVVDLPANREQVFFGAWVTLEDETGKERTLRIVGPDEIDPAQGWISIDSPMARALLKKQLDDDVAVDTPEGRREYLLVGVSYTRPD
- a CDS encoding cytochrome b: MPKLTNTKQEWGWLAIVMHWLSAVAVIGLFLLGIWMVELTYYDDWYHQAPAIHKAVGMLLFGLVFLRLGWRLLNPPPATVPGTPRVIALAAEAAHWLIYLLLFAILASGYLMTTAKGDPVSIFGWFEVPAPGALVERQEEIMGLLHYWTAWALVGLVAIHAMGAIKHHVVDRDETLRRMLGLGNASQPDYTTDRKTKDNKEIYS
- a CDS encoding DUF2288 domain-containing protein, producing the protein MNDPENKPPAEGQLAESTDPAELRARLNTETARIEWQALAPHFARGVVVVVSPELDLVEVAAAFVENDKASVSEWMESDKLERASDDDARGWSESDKELWAVVVAPWVLVQDRA
- a CDS encoding ion transporter gives rise to the protein MAIKAFLKTIYHGKGSEGQNWRWTFIGVDMLLMLFFVVTTFIDHDPMPRWLVITDYGIGTYLLLDWLARGWVSADRIRYLSRPLAMLDLLVILSLFAPALTESFIFLRVIRTLRLLHSYHLLHDLRQLSGFFRDREEIISAALNLLVFIFVASSTVYALQVRVNDNINNYVDAFYFTVSTLTTTGFGDITLPDTTGKIIAAFMMIIGVSLFLRLIQSIFRPSKVSHECPDCGLNRHDRDAVHCKHCGVTLHISTEGA
- a CDS encoding YceI family protein; protein product: MKKFALSLATLLSLSFASTAAVADDHAYKIDKGHTFITFEISHIGFAFLPGSFNEFDGELVYDAANPADASTRFTIQVESIDTEHAERDKHLRGEDFFDVAEYPTATFVSTAYEPTGDNTAKLTGDLTLKGVTRSIVLDVVMKNAAKDPWGNDRIAFEATGEVTLADFNIDYDLGPASRTADIKIAVEAIK
- a CDS encoding TraR/DksA C4-type zinc finger protein, encoding MEDHDLDSLRRQLHEERNALDASAEARRTSADTVELDQTRTGRLTRMDALQGQAMARASSARATQRLQAIQRALERIERGDYGECRECGEEIALARLKVDPCALFCIGCAEARQ
- a CDS encoding TetR/AcrR family transcriptional regulator → MSEGNEPTPLKLAGKQGYHHGNLRAALLEAGRALLRDKGLAAISLRAVAKAAGVSHAAPYRHFRDKEHMLACVAEAGYEQLSDAILAAAGVEDPAEQIQVAMVGYLRFALANRELHHLMFGGLLDQGETALVLQDARLKTFGALRGIVDAGIKSGRFKAVNAREATLTLWSLMHGFALLMSTGQLQAGGSEEQIEMMARGQASLMLDGLLKRRSTLGS
- a CDS encoding pirin family protein gives rise to the protein MPEVTPDSIQVLATREAVVGGSLVIRRALPQKARRMVGAWCFLDHFGPAEIEPDSPGLRVGPHPHIGLQTVTWLHEGEVLHRDSLGSLQEIRPGQLNLMTSGAGITHSEESPGERGPRLHGLQFWIALPDGARHDAASFEHHAELPSRTLPNGKLTVVMGSHEDLASPASTHTPLVGMELQLARAGDVDLSLREDFEHALLVSEGALRIGELELVPGKLYYLPKAADRLRCEAEAGTRVFLLGGEPFGEAIVLWWNFVARSDQEIRAALAQWENGELGKVEGYDGPPLEAPALEHKLKAR
- a CDS encoding rhomboid family intramembrane serine protease, encoding MSHRSRRFSLSRRRSHGLQRPPGAMLHAFLLSGGFVAFLWWLLFMAWGLDLPYRELGVRPGEPEGLFGILFAPLIHGDWEHLIANTPPLLLLGTLLIYSYPRAWQPTIVLIWGCAGIGTWLIGSPAVHIGASGLTHGMMFYLFVTGVIRRDGPAMAISMAVFFLYGGMLMTIVPRDPGVSWESHLSGAIGGLLAAALFARLDPRPPEKHYEWEQEGEERDDPLIGDLWKYTPEELEEMARRGESVDDEEPIYLVGDDDDDEPPPRLH
- a CDS encoding methyltransferase domain-containing protein; this translates as MAVIWRAERGGSSYEVRSAGATRRLYTDGIFHSQFNPDSPLTGAVWDLLMLPAFLFPPQRIQRVLVLGVGGGAVIRQLETFLKPRHVTGIDIDPVHLDVARQHFGVTGKNIRLLAADAIEWVHAAETGKYDLVIDDLFGRGPAGPLRAIKPTVEWCWQLARVTSASGGVVMNCLAPRDLRHSGFMTDAGLRQRFASRMLLRSPVDENAVGAFLPFAVEARELRQNLKCVPGLNTAGARKAMRFSIQALADA
- a CDS encoding MFS transporter yields the protein MSWRIYLIALAQFLGTSLWFSANGVADALMASWGIDAAGIGRLTSAVQLGFISGTFLMAFSGLADRYAASRIFFVSALVGALANLAFALASDAWWLALSWRFITGLALAGIYPLGMKLVVTWAPERMGQVLGWLVGMLVLGTSAPHLIRALDVFSDWQAVVMTASVLATLAGVLVLLIGDGPHHPSSGRFDWRAVQKAFGTAAFRRSASGYFGHMWEVYTAWTLAPLLLAMQFPDLASHEVSWLAFAFIAMGALSCVIGGQLSARLGSGRVAWTTLLGSGLCCLVLPLSLDLPAIVFLVLMLAWGFTVAPDSPQFSAMSAAAAPQGTVGSALAVMNGIGFFLSVISIEIMTALWPELGIQVLWLIAPGPALGLWLFLRQRRAHAF